The sequence ACGTGAGCCTCCGGTCGGACTCGGCCGCCAGGAACGCGGTCATCCGGACGGTGACGAAGCCCCCGGCGGGCATGGCGAGGATCGCGAACAGCGTCGCGGCGAACCCGGCTGTGCTGCCCAACTCTTCGAAGCCGGCCTGTGACGCCTCGCCGGCCATGGCCGGGTTGTCGCGCAGGAAGTCGGTGACCGACACCGTGGTCAGCCCGATCAGCAGGTAGTAGGCGCCGATACCGAGCATCCACCCGGCCAGCGGCCGCAGCACCCGGCGTACCGCGAACGTTGCCGCACTGGCCAATAGCAGCGTGCGTGGACGTCGCCCGGCTGCCGCGGGGATGAGACCGTCGCGAACGTCGCGACGGCGGGCGACGCCCAGGGCCAACACTGTGAGCAGCGCGGTCGCGGCGGCCAGCAACAGCAGCGGTGGGACGCGGTTGTGGACGTAGGGCCCGGTGTGTGACAGCAGCCCGAACGGCGACAGCCAGAGCAGCCAACCGAGTGCGGTGACCCCGTCACCGATCATGCGGACCAGCAGGCTGACGCCCAGTACCGCCACTGCCGTCCCGGTCGCGGGGGAACGGGCTGGAAAGAGTTGGACGGCCAGTGCGGCTACCGCGGCGAAGAACATCCCGAGCAGGCCGGTTCCGGTGCCGTGCAGCAGCGCGCCTGCCGGTTCGGTGCCGGCCAGCAGCAGAACGGCCATGATGGTGGTCGCGGTGGCGGCCGCGACCACCATCACGGGGATCAGGTGGCGCAGCAGTACGGCCGGGGCTGGTAGGCGGCTGGACAGCAGCAGGTCCCAGCGGCCGGCGTCCTCCTCACCGCGGGTGATCCGGGTGGTCGCCAGGATCGACCAGGTGCCGAGCAGGACCGCGATGACGGTGCCGACCCGCCAGACGGTGAATCCACCGGCGGTGTCGAGGCCGATCGGGGCGCCGAACAGGGTCCGGATCGCCGGGTTTCCGGCCAGGGCCTGCAGACTTCCGGCCGCCGCGGGGTCGGCCATCACCTGCGCGTAGGTGGCGGCGACCAGCGCGGTCATCCCCGCGGCCAGCCCGACGACGATGAGAGCGCCACGCCGGATCTGGCGGACGGCCAGCCACGTGACAGCACGGCCCGGCGCAGGAGCCGATGTCACCCGCAAGTCGGCGGGGGCGGAAAGGGTGCCGAGGCTCATCGGACCGTCTCCGTCCCGTAGTAGTCCAGGAAGATCTCCTCCAGGCTGGGTTCCCGCATGCTCAGGCCGGTGACCTCCGCCGCGGCGAGGGCCCGCAGCGCGGGGGCGGGCTCGCCGGTCAGGGTGAACCGCAGGCGTTGTTCGCCGGCCGGCTCGATCGCCTCGACACCGGGAATCGCGTTCAGATCCGGTGCGGTGCCGGTGTAGCTGACCGTTACTTCGGCCCGGTGCAGGCCGCGCAGGTCACTGATCGTGGAGACGTCGGCGAGCCGGCCGGCGCGCAGGATGGCGACCCGGTCGCAGACGGCTTCGACCTCGGCGAGCTGATGCGAACTCAGGAACACGGTCTGCCCGCGGTCGCGGGCGTGGCGGACCGCGGTGCGGAACTCGCGTTCCATCAGCGGATCCAGGCCGCTGGTCGGCTCGTCGAGCACCAGCAGCGGGGCCCGGGTGGCGAACGCGGCGATCAGGGCGATCTTCTGCCGGTTGCCCGTGGAGTAGGTGCGGGCCGGTTTCGACGGGTCGAGGGCGAACCGTTCGACGAGCTCGTCGCGGTACGCCACATCGGTGCCCGGGCTGGTGCGGGCCTGCAGGTGCAGGATCTCGGCGCCGGTCAGTTGCGGCCACAACGCCACATCGGCGGGCACGTAGGCCAGGTGCCGGTGAGCGCGGGCCACGTCGAGGGCGTCGCCGCCGAACACCTCGGCCCGCCCGGCGGTGGGGCGGGCGAGGCCGAGCAGCAGGCGGATGGTGGTGGACTTGCCGGCACCGTTGGGTCCGAGGAACCCGAACACCTCACCCGGGACGACGTCCAAATTCAGGGTGTCGAGGGCGGTCAGGCGACCGTACCGTTTCGTGAGGTCGACAGTGCGCAGCGCGGGATCGGTCATCGCAGGAGGCCTTCCGGGTCGAGGCGTGGATCTATGACCGCCGACCAGACTTCCCGGCACACCTGTCGCTCACCGTACGCCTGTCCCGCACCGGGCGGGAAGGCCATGCCGGCGGTCAGCGCCGGACGGGGTCGTCGTCCCAGACGTCGGGGATGCCGTCGGTATGCCGACTCGGCCCGTCGACGGGCGACCCCCAGTCGCGGGCCCGCGGAAGCAGCTGCTGACCGGGATCCCGGTAGTCAGTCGGTACGACTACAGAACTCCGGCAGTTGCAAGGTCCGACGTTGCCGGCACACCTGGCCGCCAAGGATCTGCGATGGCCGTCTCTCCTATCCCGAGAGGTCCGGTCCA is a genomic window of Actinoplanes teichomyceticus ATCC 31121 containing:
- a CDS encoding ABC transporter permease — translated: MSLGTLSAPADLRVTSAPAPGRAVTWLAVRQIRRGALIVVGLAAGMTALVAATYAQVMADPAAAGSLQALAGNPAIRTLFGAPIGLDTAGGFTVWRVGTVIAVLLGTWSILATTRITRGEEDAGRWDLLLSSRLPAPAVLLRHLIPVMVVAAATATTIMAVLLLAGTEPAGALLHGTGTGLLGMFFAAVAALAVQLFPARSPATGTAVAVLGVSLLVRMIGDGVTALGWLLWLSPFGLLSHTGPYVHNRVPPLLLLAAATALLTVLALGVARRRDVRDGLIPAAAGRRPRTLLLASAATFAVRRVLRPLAGWMLGIGAYYLLIGLTTVSVTDFLRDNPAMAGEASQAGFEELGSTAGFAATLFAILAMPAGGFVTVRMTAFLAAESDRRLTLLASQPITRLRLIGAEITVIAAAAAVLITGAGLATWLGVTAIGGELAVTDALRGTWNVLPIVLLSLGAAVFAVGWAPRWTGLVGGLPTIGGFLLLVTAESIAAPDWVRDLSPFAHLAPVPLTEASLATSAVMLALATLLTLLGIAAYRRRDLLS
- a CDS encoding ABC transporter ATP-binding protein yields the protein MTDPALRTVDLTKRYGRLTALDTLNLDVVPGEVFGFLGPNGAGKSTTIRLLLGLARPTAGRAEVFGGDALDVARAHRHLAYVPADVALWPQLTGAEILHLQARTSPGTDVAYRDELVERFALDPSKPARTYSTGNRQKIALIAAFATRAPLLVLDEPTSGLDPLMEREFRTAVRHARDRGQTVFLSSHQLAEVEAVCDRVAILRAGRLADVSTISDLRGLHRAEVTVSYTGTAPDLNAIPGVEAIEPAGEQRLRFTLTGEPAPALRALAAAEVTGLSMREPSLEEIFLDYYGTETVR